One part of the Vogesella sp. LIG4 genome encodes these proteins:
- the parC gene encoding DNA topoisomerase IV subunit A, with protein sequence MSHNDLFDVPDVSEPPPPAPPAANLAVDDGSIPLDLYAERAYLEYAMSVVKGRALPEVADGQKPVQRRILYAMRDMGLTHGAKPVKSARVVGEILGKYHPHGDSSAYEALVRMAQDFTLRYPLIDGQGNFGSRDGDGAAAMRYTEARLTPLAELLLSEIDMGTVDFVPNYDGAFDEPALLPARLPMVLLNGASGIAVGMATEIPPHNLKEVASAALALLANPDLTTAELMQHVPGPDFPGGGQIITPAEDIQAAYEVGRGSVRVRAKWEVEKLARGQWRVIVSELPPGSSAQKVLAEIEEATNPKVKSGKKALTQEQQNLKSLMLSLLDRVRDESDSEQPVRLVFEPKSSRQDPDEFMNILLAQTSLEGNASLNLVMIGMDGRPAQKGLKSILAEWLQFRQHTITRRLNFRLGQVDKRIHILEGRMIAFIHIDEVIRVIRESDEPKPELMKAFGLTEIQAEDILEIRLRQLARLEGFKLEKELSELREERDRLRYLLGSEAALRGKMAEEIREDAAKYGDARRSEMKPAERAVLTQTVADEPVTVILSQKGWIRARVGHNLDLSALSFKDGDAQHTVVETRTVWSLIVLDSKGRAYTIDPADVPTGRGDGVPVASLVELQDGAKPAQMISGRDEERFIVGGSGGYGFIAKIADMAGRVKAGKAFLTLDDNEAVLAPVKAAANLDGLRLVVASDGGRLLAFPAGELKELAKGRGLMLLALDDGEAVTAFGLVAGERALLATTSIRGKLADEKLALAEFDGKRGRKGKLLPRKWTVTAIRDVE encoded by the coding sequence ATGAGCCACAACGACCTGTTTGACGTACCGGACGTATCCGAGCCGCCGCCGCCGGCCCCGCCTGCGGCCAACCTTGCCGTGGACGACGGCAGCATTCCGCTCGACCTGTACGCCGAGCGCGCCTACCTCGAATACGCGATGAGCGTGGTGAAGGGCCGCGCGCTGCCGGAAGTGGCCGACGGCCAGAAGCCGGTGCAGCGCCGCATCCTGTACGCCATGCGCGACATGGGGCTGACCCACGGTGCCAAGCCGGTGAAGTCCGCCCGCGTGGTGGGCGAGATCCTGGGTAAATACCACCCGCACGGCGACAGCTCCGCCTACGAGGCGCTGGTGCGCATGGCGCAGGATTTCACCCTGCGCTACCCGCTGATCGACGGCCAGGGCAACTTCGGCAGCCGCGACGGCGACGGTGCGGCGGCAATGCGTTACACCGAGGCGCGGCTGACGCCGCTGGCCGAGCTGCTGCTGTCCGAGATCGACATGGGCACCGTGGACTTCGTGCCCAACTACGACGGCGCCTTCGACGAGCCGGCGCTGCTGCCGGCACGCCTGCCCATGGTGCTGCTCAACGGCGCCTCCGGCATCGCGGTGGGCATGGCCACCGAGATTCCGCCGCACAACCTGAAGGAAGTAGCCTCCGCCGCGCTGGCGCTGCTGGCCAACCCGGACCTCACCACTGCCGAGCTGATGCAGCACGTGCCCGGGCCGGATTTCCCCGGTGGCGGCCAGATCATCACCCCGGCCGAGGACATCCAGGCAGCCTATGAGGTTGGCCGCGGCAGCGTGCGCGTGCGCGCCAAGTGGGAAGTGGAAAAGCTGGCGCGCGGCCAGTGGCGGGTCATCGTGTCCGAGCTGCCGCCCGGCTCCAGCGCGCAGAAAGTGCTGGCCGAGATCGAGGAGGCCACCAACCCGAAGGTGAAGTCCGGCAAGAAGGCGCTGACCCAGGAACAGCAGAACCTGAAGAGCCTGATGCTGTCGCTGCTGGATCGCGTGCGCGACGAGTCCGACAGCGAGCAGCCGGTACGGCTGGTATTCGAACCCAAGTCCAGCCGCCAGGACCCGGACGAGTTCATGAACATCCTGCTGGCGCAGACCAGCCTGGAAGGCAATGCCTCGCTCAACCTGGTGATGATAGGCATGGACGGCCGCCCGGCGCAGAAGGGGCTGAAGAGCATCCTCGCCGAGTGGCTGCAGTTCCGCCAGCACACCATCACCCGCCGGCTGAACTTCCGCCTGGGCCAGGTGGACAAGCGCATCCACATCCTGGAAGGGCGCATGATCGCCTTCATCCATATCGATGAAGTGATCCGCGTCATCCGCGAATCGGACGAGCCCAAGCCGGAGCTGATGAAGGCCTTCGGCCTCACCGAGATCCAGGCCGAGGACATCCTGGAAATCCGCCTGCGGCAACTGGCGCGGCTGGAAGGCTTCAAGCTGGAGAAGGAGCTGTCCGAGCTGCGCGAGGAGCGCGACCGCCTGCGCTACCTGCTGGGCAGCGAGGCCGCGCTGCGCGGCAAGATGGCCGAGGAAATCCGCGAAGATGCCGCCAAGTACGGCGATGCGCGCCGCAGCGAGATGAAGCCGGCCGAACGCGCGGTGCTCACCCAGACCGTGGCCGACGAGCCGGTGACGGTGATCCTGTCGCAGAAGGGCTGGATCCGCGCCCGCGTGGGCCACAACCTGGACCTGTCCGCGCTCTCGTTCAAGGACGGCGACGCGCAGCACACCGTGGTGGAAACCCGCACCGTGTGGTCGCTGATCGTGCTGGACAGCAAGGGCCGCGCCTACACCATCGACCCGGCCGATGTGCCCACCGGCCGCGGCGACGGCGTGCCGGTTGCCAGCCTGGTGGAGCTGCAGGACGGCGCCAAGCCGGCGCAGATGATCTCCGGCCGCGACGAGGAACGCTTCATCGTCGGCGGCAGCGGCGGCTACGGCTTCATCGCCAAGATCGCCGACATGGCCGGGCGGGTGAAGGCCGGCAAGGCCTTCCTCACCCTGGACGACAACGAAGCGGTGCTGGCACCGGTGAAGGCTGCGGCCAACCTTGACGGCCTGCGCCTGGTGGTAGCCAGCGATGGCGGCCGCCTGCTGGCCTTCCCGGCCGGCGAGCTGAAGGAGCTGGCCAAGGGCCGCGGCCTGATGCTGCTGGCGCTGGACGACGGCGAGGCGGTCACCGCCTTCGGCCTGGTGGCCGGCGAGCGCGCGCTGCTGGCCACCACCTCGATACGCGGCAAGCTGGCGGACGAGAAGCTGGCACTGGCCGAGTTCGACGGCAAGCGTGGCCGCAAGGGCAAGCTGCTGCCACGCAAGTGGACCGTCACCGCCATCCGCGACGTGGAATAA
- a CDS encoding GNAT family N-acetyltransferase, whose product MAIQVRWQCHGFGEFTATALYDVLQLRDRVFVLEQQSLYGDIDGVDRDCWHLCGRDAAGQLVAYARLIAPGVKYPDASAIGRVVIPQPLRGSGLAKPLMQQAVNQCLALFPGRAIMLSAQADRQGFYESFGFRPVSAPYDDGGIPHLDMRRD is encoded by the coding sequence ATGGCAATTCAAGTACGGTGGCAATGCCACGGTTTTGGCGAGTTCACCGCAACGGCACTGTATGACGTGCTGCAACTGCGCGACCGGGTGTTCGTGCTGGAACAGCAGTCGCTGTATGGCGATATCGACGGCGTGGACCGGGACTGCTGGCACCTGTGCGGCCGTGATGCAGCGGGCCAGCTGGTGGCCTACGCGCGGCTGATCGCCCCCGGCGTGAAGTATCCGGACGCCAGTGCCATCGGCCGGGTGGTGATTCCGCAACCGCTGCGCGGCAGCGGCCTGGCCAAGCCGCTGATGCAGCAGGCAGTGAACCAGTGCCTGGCGCTGTTCCCGGGCCGCGCCATCATGCTGTCGGCGCAGGCCGACCGCCAGGGCTTCTACGAAAGCTTCGGCTTCCGCCCGGTATCGGCGCCCTACGACGACGGCGGCATTCCGCACCTGGACATGCGCCGCGATTGA
- the fba gene encoding class II fructose-bisphosphate aldolase (catalyzes the reversible aldol condensation of dihydroxyacetonephosphate and glyceraldehyde 3-phosphate in the Calvin cycle, glycolysis, and/or gluconeogenesis) produces the protein MALVSMRQLLDHAAEFSYGLPAFNVNNLEQMRAIMEAADKVDAPVIVQASAGARKYAGAPFLRHLILAAVEEFPHIPVVMHQDHGTSPDVCQRSIQLGFSSVMMDGSLKSDGKTPADYDYNVDVTRTVVNFAHACGVSVEGEIGCLGSLETGMAGEEDGVGAEGVLDHSQLLTDPEEAARFVKDTGVDALAIAIGTSHGAYKFTKKPTGDVLRIDRIKEIHARIPNTHLVMHGSSSVPQEWLQIINEFGGDLGETYGVPVEEIVEGIKHGVRKVNIDTDLRLASTGAIRRFLAQNPKEFDPRKYLKVSTDAMRDIVLARYEAFGAAGMASKIKPVSLDSMANLYLKGQLAQIVK, from the coding sequence ATGGCACTCGTATCGATGCGTCAGCTGCTGGACCACGCAGCAGAATTCAGCTACGGCCTGCCGGCCTTCAACGTGAACAACCTGGAGCAGATGCGCGCCATCATGGAAGCCGCCGACAAGGTGGATGCTCCGGTGATCGTGCAGGCCTCCGCCGGTGCCCGCAAATACGCCGGCGCCCCGTTCCTGCGCCACCTGATCCTGGCCGCGGTGGAAGAATTTCCGCATATCCCGGTGGTGATGCACCAGGATCACGGCACCAGCCCGGACGTATGCCAGCGCTCCATCCAGCTGGGCTTCTCCTCGGTGATGATGGACGGCTCGCTGAAGAGCGACGGCAAGACCCCGGCCGACTACGACTACAACGTTGACGTCACCCGTACCGTGGTGAACTTCGCCCACGCCTGCGGCGTGTCGGTGGAAGGTGAAATCGGCTGCCTGGGCAGCCTGGAAACCGGCATGGCCGGCGAAGAAGACGGCGTGGGCGCCGAAGGCGTGCTGGACCACAGCCAGCTGCTGACCGACCCGGAAGAAGCCGCCCGCTTCGTGAAGGACACCGGCGTGGACGCACTGGCCATCGCCATCGGCACCAGCCACGGCGCTTACAAGTTCACCAAGAAGCCCACCGGCGACGTGCTGCGCATCGACCGCATCAAGGAAATCCACGCCCGCATCCCCAATACCCATCTGGTGATGCACGGCTCCTCCAGCGTGCCGCAGGAATGGCTGCAGATCATCAACGAATTCGGCGGTGACCTGGGCGAGACCTACGGCGTGCCGGTGGAAGAGATCGTGGAAGGCATCAAGCACGGCGTGCGCAAGGTGAACATCGACACCGACCTGCGCCTGGCCTCCACCGGCGCCATCCGCCGTTTCCTGGCGCAGAACCCGAAAGAGTTCGACCCGCGCAAATACCTGAAGGTCTCCACCGACGCCATGCGCGACATCGTGCTGGCCCGCTACGAAGCCTTCGGCGCCGCCGGCATGGCTAGCAAGATCAAGCCGGTAAGCCTGGACAGCATGGCCAATCTGTACCTGAAAGGCCAGCTGGCGCAGATCGTGAAGTAA
- the tkt gene encoding transketolase, which produces MVTRTELANAVRFLSMDAVEKAKSGHPGAPMGMADIAEVLWRDHLKHNPAHPDWANRDRFVLSNGHGSMLLYSLLHLTGYDLSIEDLKNFRQLHSRTPGHPEYGYAPGVETTTGPLGQGITNAVGLALAEKILAAEFNRDGFQVVDHYTYAFMGDGCLMEGISHEACSLAGTWGLNKLIGFYDDNGISIDGDVDGWFTDDTPARFEAYGWQVIRNVDGHDAQEIQTAIDTAKKSSDRPTLICCKTLIGKGAPNKEGGHDVHGSPLGSAEIAAARANLQWAYEPFVVPQTIYEAWDCRAKGAGLQAAWDKLFADYAAAHPELAAEFIRRMKGELPAGWNEHVAAKIAAANDKGETIATRKASQNAIAAFAEVLPELVGGSADLTPSNLTNWPGSVAVTPEAGGNYVHYGVREFGMAAILNGLALHGGVKPFGATFLMFSEYARNALRMAALMKINPVFVFTHDSIGLGEDGPTHQPVEQIATLRLIPNMAVWRPCDTVESMVAWAEALAAKDHPSCLIFSRQNLPFVTRDAAQIDGVKKGGYVLRDAAGAKAVLIATGSEVELALKAQEALAAEGIAVRVVSMPCTRAFDQQDKAYIASVLPAGVPRVAIEAGVTDGWRKYVGLEGEVVGIDHFGESAPAGVLFKEFGFTVENVVAKTKNVIRA; this is translated from the coding sequence ATGGTCACCCGAACCGAGCTAGCCAATGCCGTGCGTTTCCTGTCCATGGACGCCGTGGAAAAGGCAAAATCCGGTCACCCCGGCGCCCCGATGGGCATGGCGGATATCGCTGAAGTATTGTGGCGCGATCATCTGAAACACAACCCCGCCCATCCGGACTGGGCCAACCGCGACCGCTTCGTGCTGTCCAACGGCCATGGCTCGATGCTGCTGTACAGCCTGCTGCACCTCACCGGCTACGACCTGTCGATCGAAGACCTCAAGAACTTCCGCCAACTGCACAGCCGCACCCCGGGCCACCCGGAATACGGCTACGCACCGGGCGTGGAGACCACCACCGGCCCGCTGGGCCAGGGCATCACCAACGCGGTGGGCCTGGCGCTGGCCGAGAAGATCCTGGCTGCCGAATTCAACCGTGACGGCTTCCAGGTAGTGGATCACTACACCTACGCCTTCATGGGCGATGGCTGCCTGATGGAAGGCATCAGCCATGAAGCCTGCTCGCTGGCCGGCACCTGGGGCCTCAACAAGCTGATCGGCTTCTACGACGACAACGGCATCTCCATCGACGGCGACGTGGATGGCTGGTTCACCGACGACACCCCGGCGCGCTTCGAAGCCTACGGCTGGCAGGTGATCCGCAACGTGGACGGCCACGATGCGCAGGAAATCCAGACCGCCATCGACACCGCCAAGAAGAGCAGCGACCGCCCCACCCTGATCTGCTGCAAGACCCTGATCGGCAAGGGCGCCCCGAACAAGGAAGGTGGCCACGACGTGCACGGCTCGCCGCTGGGCAGCGCCGAGATCGCCGCCGCACGCGCCAACCTGCAATGGGCCTACGAGCCGTTCGTGGTGCCGCAGACCATCTACGAAGCCTGGGATTGCCGCGCCAAGGGCGCCGGCCTGCAGGCCGCGTGGGACAAGCTGTTCGCCGACTACGCCGCTGCTCACCCGGAACTGGCTGCCGAGTTCATCCGCCGCATGAAAGGCGAGCTGCCGGCCGGCTGGAATGAACATGTTGCCGCCAAGATCGCTGCGGCCAACGACAAGGGCGAAACCATCGCCACCCGCAAGGCGTCGCAGAACGCCATCGCCGCCTTCGCCGAGGTACTGCCGGAACTGGTGGGCGGCTCCGCCGACCTCACCCCGTCCAACCTCACCAACTGGCCGGGTTCGGTAGCGGTTACCCCGGAAGCCGGCGGTAACTACGTGCACTACGGTGTGCGCGAGTTCGGCATGGCCGCCATCCTCAACGGCCTGGCGCTGCATGGCGGCGTGAAGCCGTTCGGCGCCACCTTCCTGATGTTCAGCGAATACGCGCGCAATGCACTGCGCATGGCGGCGCTGATGAAGATCAACCCGGTGTTCGTGTTCACCCACGATTCCATCGGCCTGGGCGAAGACGGCCCCACCCACCAGCCGGTGGAACAGATCGCCACCCTGCGCCTGATCCCGAACATGGCGGTATGGCGCCCGTGCGACACCGTGGAATCCATGGTGGCCTGGGCCGAGGCGCTGGCCGCCAAGGATCACCCGTCCTGCCTGATCTTCAGCCGCCAGAACCTGCCCTTCGTCACCCGTGACGCCGCGCAGATTGACGGCGTGAAAAAAGGCGGCTACGTGCTGCGCGATGCGGCGGGCGCCAAGGCCGTGCTGATCGCTACCGGTTCCGAAGTGGAGCTGGCGCTGAAGGCGCAGGAAGCCCTGGCCGCCGAAGGCATCGCGGTACGCGTGGTTTCCATGCCGTGCACCCGCGCCTTCGACCAGCAGGACAAGGCCTACATCGCCTCGGTACTGCCGGCAGGCGTGCCGCGCGTGGCCATCGAGGCCGGCGTGACCGACGGCTGGCGCAAGTACGTGGGCCTGGAAGGCGAAGTTGTCGGTATCGACCACTTCGGCGAATCCGCCCCGGCCGGCGTGCTGTTCAAGGAATTCGGCTTTACCGTGGAAAACGTGGTCGCCAAGACCAAGAACGTCATCCGCGCATAA
- a CDS encoding LysE family translocator codes for MAFNTWLIFVVTVFFVSATPGPNMLLAMSHGIRFGLRGALPTMAGLLLALGLVMGGSAAGLGALLAASELLFSIVKYAGAAYLVWLGYQAWRAPVSDTAAASDDEGDKVVSAGQRFRTGFLVAMSNPKAFVFFTALFPQFMRADVPQLPQLAVLAGTFYVIESSWQLVYAFGGAKLKHWLTSPLRQRLMNRFAGGSFMAAGIALSTVNRA; via the coding sequence ATGGCATTCAATACCTGGCTGATCTTCGTGGTGACGGTGTTCTTCGTCTCCGCCACCCCCGGCCCCAACATGTTGCTGGCAATGAGCCACGGCATCCGCTTCGGCCTGCGCGGCGCACTGCCGACCATGGCCGGCCTGCTGCTGGCGCTGGGTCTGGTCATGGGCGGCTCCGCTGCCGGTCTGGGCGCGCTGCTGGCGGCCTCCGAGCTGCTGTTCTCCATCGTCAAGTACGCCGGCGCCGCCTACCTGGTGTGGCTGGGCTACCAGGCCTGGCGCGCGCCGGTAAGCGATACCGCTGCTGCCAGCGATGACGAGGGCGATAAAGTCGTCAGCGCCGGGCAGCGTTTTCGCACCGGCTTCCTGGTGGCGATGAGCAACCCGAAGGCCTTCGTATTCTTTACCGCGCTGTTCCCGCAGTTCATGCGTGCCGACGTGCCGCAGCTGCCGCAACTGGCGGTGCTGGCCGGCACTTTCTACGTGATCGAAAGCAGCTGGCAGCTGGTGTACGCCTTTGGCGGCGCCAAGCTCAAGCACTGGCTCACCAGCCCGCTGCGCCAGCGCCTGATGAACCGCTTTGCCGGCGGCTCCTTCATGGCGGCCGGCATCGCACTGAGCACCGTAAACCGCGCCTGA
- a CDS encoding phosphoglycerate kinase produces MQFKKLTDLALAGKRVLIRVDMNVPVKNGVIGDDTRIRASLPSIEHCLKAGASVILMTHLGRPTEGEPKPEDSLAPVAARLSELLGKAVAVSDNWQAGLQLAAGDVVMLENVRLNKGEKKNNEELGKAYASLCDIFVNDAFGTAHRAEASTHAVAKFAPTACAGVLLAAELEALGKALQAPARPLVAIVAGSKVSTKLTILEALADKVDQLIVGGGIANTFLLAEGKTIGKSLAEADLVEEAKKVIAKIRARGGDVPLPSDVVCAGEFAETAAATLKNVAEVTAGDMILDIGPQSAAELAAIVAQAGTVVWNGPVGVFEFAQFSDGTRVLGEAIAKSPAFSIAGGGDTLAAIAKFGLTDDISYISTGGGAFLEFLEGKELPAVAILAERA; encoded by the coding sequence ATGCAATTCAAGAAACTCACCGACCTGGCCCTGGCCGGCAAGCGCGTACTGATCCGCGTGGACATGAACGTGCCGGTAAAAAATGGCGTGATCGGTGACGACACCCGCATCCGCGCCAGCCTGCCGTCCATCGAGCACTGCCTCAAGGCCGGCGCCAGCGTGATCCTGATGACCCACCTGGGCCGCCCCACCGAAGGCGAGCCGAAGCCGGAAGACAGCCTGGCACCGGTAGCCGCCCGCCTGTCCGAACTGCTGGGCAAGGCCGTTGCCGTGTCCGACAACTGGCAGGCCGGCCTGCAGTTGGCCGCAGGTGACGTGGTGATGCTGGAGAACGTGCGCCTGAACAAGGGCGAGAAAAAGAACAACGAAGAGCTGGGCAAGGCATACGCCAGCCTGTGCGACATCTTCGTCAACGATGCTTTCGGCACCGCGCACCGCGCCGAAGCCTCCACCCATGCCGTGGCCAAGTTCGCCCCGACCGCCTGCGCCGGCGTACTGCTGGCTGCCGAGCTGGAAGCGCTGGGCAAGGCGCTGCAGGCGCCGGCCCGCCCGCTGGTGGCCATCGTTGCCGGCTCCAAGGTCTCGACCAAGCTCACCATCCTGGAAGCACTGGCCGACAAGGTGGATCAGTTGATCGTGGGTGGTGGCATCGCCAACACCTTCCTGCTGGCCGAAGGCAAGACCATCGGCAAGTCGCTGGCCGAAGCCGACCTGGTGGAAGAGGCGAAGAAAGTCATCGCCAAGATCCGCGCCCGTGGTGGCGACGTGCCGCTGCCGAGCGACGTGGTGTGTGCCGGCGAGTTCGCCGAAACCGCCGCCGCCACGCTGAAGAACGTGGCCGAAGTGACTGCCGGCGACATGATCCTGGACATCGGCCCGCAATCGGCTGCCGAACTGGCCGCCATCGTGGCCCAGGCCGGCACCGTGGTGTGGAACGGCCCGGTGGGCGTGTTCGAGTTTGCGCAGTTCAGCGACGGCACCCGCGTGCTGGGCGAAGCCATCGCCAAGTCGCCGGCGTTCTCGATTGCCGGCGGTGGCGACACCCTGGCGGCCATCGCCAAGTTCGGCCTCACCGACGACATCAGCTACATCTCCACCGGTGGCGGCGCCTTCCTGGAATTCCTGGAAGGCAAGGAACTGCCGGCAGTGGCGATTCTGGCCGAGCGCGCTTAA
- a CDS encoding ParB-like protein yields the protein MSTLQQAPIHKLHPTQLTVGMIEVHDKKKHLAALKAAEQLEFMRAHPIPAVLGAGGELYITDHHHLGRAAFEAGVDSGFFEVEADFSHLSGDAFWLAMDNKHWVHPLDENGVRHVYACIPRHLEKLVDDVYRSLAGYVRNAGGYDKTPTAFAEFVWADFFRRNLPLEEVQADFAAAVKAALPLAGSELARGMPGFKSGS from the coding sequence ATGAGCACGCTACAGCAAGCGCCCATTCACAAGCTGCACCCGACCCAGCTCACCGTCGGCATGATCGAGGTGCACGACAAGAAGAAACACCTGGCGGCGCTGAAAGCCGCCGAGCAACTGGAATTCATGCGCGCACACCCGATTCCGGCGGTACTGGGCGCCGGCGGCGAGCTGTACATCACCGACCACCACCACCTGGGCCGCGCGGCATTCGAGGCCGGCGTCGACAGCGGCTTCTTTGAAGTGGAAGCCGATTTTTCCCACTTGTCCGGCGATGCCTTCTGGCTGGCGATGGACAACAAGCACTGGGTGCATCCGCTGGACGAAAACGGCGTGCGCCATGTGTACGCCTGCATTCCGCGCCACCTGGAAAAACTGGTCGACGATGTCTACCGCTCACTGGCCGGCTACGTACGCAACGCCGGCGGCTACGACAAGACGCCGACGGCGTTTGCCGAGTTCGTGTGGGCCGACTTTTTCCGCCGCAACCTGCCGCTGGAAGAGGTGCAGGCCGACTTCGCCGCGGCAGTGAAAGCGGCGCTGCCGCTGGCCGGCAGCGAACTGGCGCGCGGCATGCCGGGCTTCAAGAGCGGGAGTTGA
- the gap gene encoding type I glyceraldehyde-3-phosphate dehydrogenase — translation MTIRIAINGYGRIGRQALRSIYEYKLRGDFEIVAVNASGDLATNAHLTKFDTVHGRFDADVSHDEHNLIVNGDVIPFFSTRNPAELPWDKLQVDLVLECTGSFTTKEKCQAHLNAGAKKVLISAPGGDDVDATIVYGVNHDVLRADMTVVSNASCTTNCLAPVAKALNDAIGIKKGLMTTIHAFTNDQVLTDVRHKDLRRARSATDNLIPTKTGAAKAVGLVLPELKGRLDGFSVRVPTINVSLVDLTFTAMRDTTKDEINEIVLKAAEGSMKGTLGYNTLPLVSSDFNHSTEGSIFDATLTKVTGGNMVKVLAWYDNEWGFCQQMLKTAKAMFEAK, via the coding sequence ATGACCATCCGTATCGCGATCAACGGCTACGGCCGTATCGGCCGCCAGGCACTGCGCTCCATCTACGAATACAAGCTGCGTGGCGATTTCGAAATCGTTGCCGTGAATGCTTCCGGCGACCTGGCCACCAACGCGCACCTGACCAAGTTCGACACCGTGCACGGCCGTTTCGACGCCGATGTGAGCCACGACGAGCACAACCTGATCGTCAACGGCGACGTGATCCCGTTCTTCTCCACCCGCAACCCGGCCGAACTGCCGTGGGACAAGCTGCAGGTGGACCTGGTGCTGGAGTGCACCGGCTCGTTCACCACCAAGGAAAAGTGCCAGGCGCACCTGAACGCCGGCGCCAAGAAGGTGCTGATCTCCGCACCAGGCGGCGATGACGTGGATGCCACCATCGTTTACGGCGTGAACCACGACGTACTGCGCGCCGACATGACCGTGGTGTCCAACGCCTCCTGCACCACCAACTGCCTGGCCCCGGTGGCCAAGGCGCTGAACGACGCCATCGGCATCAAGAAGGGCCTGATGACCACCATTCACGCCTTCACCAACGACCAGGTGCTGACCGACGTGCGTCACAAGGACCTGCGCCGCGCCCGTTCCGCCACCGACAACCTGATCCCGACCAAGACCGGCGCCGCCAAGGCGGTAGGCCTGGTGCTGCCGGAGCTGAAGGGCCGTCTGGATGGCTTCTCGGTACGCGTGCCGACCATCAACGTATCGCTGGTGGACCTCACCTTCACCGCCATGCGCGACACCACCAAGGACGAGATCAACGAGATCGTACTGAAGGCGGCCGAAGGCAGCATGAAGGGCACCCTGGGCTACAACACCCTGCCGCTGGTATCCAGCGACTTCAACCACAGCACCGAAGGCTCCATCTTCGACGCCACCCTGACCAAGGTAACCGGCGGCAATATGGTGAAAGTGCTGGCCTGGTACGACAACGAGTGGGGCTTCTGCCAGCAGATGCTGAAAACCGCCAAGGCAATGTTCGAGGCGAAGTAA
- a CDS encoding BPSS1780 family membrane protein: MQSPPSHAFPPRRVPAVHGWYWVAQAFYLVREQPLTWILFAASYLLLHLLFGLLPGLGQLLAIMLSPVFAGSFVLAARRADRGATLRPQEVLAAFQEHARPLIGLGLSYFGLLVLTMLLIMLLLMAMMGGMHDPQKMQALPLGTQMVGMSLMAGGLFIASLLYWFAPAAVVLGGFDPLRAMRRSLAGGLLNWQAVLLCGLVLSALLLLALLPAGLGLLLWLPVMFVTVYTAWQDVFGDGLPQR, translated from the coding sequence ATGCAATCACCCCCTTCGCATGCCTTTCCGCCACGGCGCGTGCCGGCTGTGCATGGCTGGTACTGGGTGGCGCAAGCCTTCTACCTGGTACGCGAGCAGCCGCTGACCTGGATACTGTTCGCCGCCAGCTACCTGTTGCTGCACCTGCTGTTCGGCCTGCTGCCGGGGCTGGGGCAGTTGCTGGCCATCATGCTGTCGCCGGTGTTCGCCGGCAGCTTCGTACTGGCGGCCAGGCGCGCCGACCGCGGCGCCACCCTGCGGCCGCAGGAGGTGCTGGCGGCGTTCCAGGAGCACGCCCGGCCGCTGATCGGGCTGGGGCTGAGCTATTTCGGCCTGCTGGTACTGACCATGCTGCTGATCATGCTGTTGCTGATGGCCATGATGGGCGGCATGCACGACCCGCAGAAGATGCAGGCGCTGCCGCTGGGCACGCAGATGGTGGGCATGTCGCTGATGGCCGGCGGCCTGTTCATCGCCTCGCTGCTGTACTGGTTCGCACCGGCGGCGGTGGTACTGGGCGGCTTCGACCCGCTGCGCGCCATGCGCCGCAGCCTGGCCGGCGGCCTGCTCAACTGGCAGGCGGTACTGCTGTGCGGGCTGGTGCTGTCGGCACTGCTGCTGCTGGCGCTGCTGCCGGCCGGGCTGGGCCTGTTGCTGTGGCTGCCGGTGATGTTCGTCACCGTCTACACCGCCTGGCAGGACGTGTTCGGCGACGGGCTGCCGCAACGTTGA